The following coding sequences are from one Paracoccus alcaliphilus window:
- the atpA gene encoding F0F1 ATP synthase subunit alpha, whose protein sequence is MGIQAAEISAILKDQIKNFGQEAEVAEVGQVLSVGDGIARVYGLDKVQAGEMVEFPGGIRGMVLNLETDNVGVVIFGDDRSIKEGDTVKRTRSIVDVPVGKGLLGRVVDGLGNPIDGKGPIEAAERRIADVKAPGIMPRKSVHEPMATGLKSVDAMIPVGRGQRELIIGDRQTGKTAIAMDTILNQQAYNGREAEGMKTLHCIYVAIGQKRSTVAQLVKKLEETGAMAYTTIVAATASDPAPMQFLAPYSGTAMGEYFRDNGMDALIIYDDLSKQAVAYRQMSLLLRRPPGREAYPGDVFYLHSRLLERSAKLNEDNGSGSLTALPIIETQAGDVSAYIPTNVISITDGQIFLETELFFQGIRPAVNTGLSVSRVGSAAQTKAMKSVAGPVKLELAQYREMAAFAQFGSDLDAATQRLLNRGARLTELMKQPQYRPLTNAEIVIVIYAGTKGYIDSVPVREIVAWEEGLIQFLRNQKGDLLDDMTKNDRKVAGDLEDAIKSALDAYNKTRA, encoded by the coding sequence ATGGGAATCCAGGCAGCCGAGATTTCGGCGATCCTGAAGGATCAGATCAAGAATTTCGGTCAGGAGGCCGAGGTGGCCGAAGTGGGCCAGGTGCTGTCCGTTGGTGATGGTATCGCGCGCGTCTATGGCCTCGACAAGGTGCAGGCCGGCGAGATGGTCGAATTCCCCGGCGGGATCCGGGGCATGGTGCTGAACCTGGAAACCGACAACGTCGGCGTCGTGATTTTCGGTGACGACCGCTCGATCAAGGAAGGCGACACCGTCAAGCGCACGCGCTCGATCGTGGACGTTCCGGTCGGCAAGGGCCTTCTGGGCCGCGTCGTGGACGGCCTTGGCAACCCGATCGACGGCAAGGGCCCGATCGAGGCCGCCGAGCGCCGCATCGCCGATGTCAAGGCGCCGGGCATCATGCCGCGCAAATCGGTGCACGAGCCGATGGCCACCGGCCTGAAATCGGTGGACGCGATGATCCCCGTTGGCCGCGGCCAGCGCGAGCTGATCATCGGTGACCGCCAGACTGGCAAGACCGCCATCGCGATGGACACCATCCTGAACCAGCAGGCCTATAACGGTCGCGAAGCCGAAGGCATGAAGACGCTTCACTGCATCTATGTCGCCATCGGCCAGAAGCGTTCGACCGTGGCGCAGCTGGTGAAGAAGCTGGAAGAAACCGGTGCCATGGCCTATACGACCATTGTCGCAGCGACCGCTTCGGACCCCGCGCCGATGCAGTTCCTCGCCCCCTATTCGGGCACCGCGATGGGCGAATATTTCCGCGACAACGGCATGGACGCGCTGATCATCTATGACGATCTGTCCAAACAGGCTGTGGCCTATCGCCAGATGTCGCTGCTGCTGCGCCGTCCGCCCGGGCGTGAAGCCTATCCGGGCGACGTTTTCTATCTGCATAGCCGCCTGCTGGAGCGTTCGGCCAAGCTGAACGAGGATAACGGCTCCGGCTCGCTGACCGCGCTGCCGATCATCGAGACGCAGGCGGGCGACGTGTCGGCCTATATCCCGACCAACGTGATCTCGATCACCGACGGCCAGATCTTCCTGGAAACCGAGCTGTTCTTCCAGGGCATCCGCCCCGCCGTGAACACCGGCCTGTCGGTGTCCCGCGTGGGTTCGGCCGCCCAGACCAAGGCGATGAAATCCGTCGCCGGTCCGGTCAAGCTGGAACTGGCGCAGTATCGCGAGATGGCGGCCTTCGCGCAGTTCGGTTCGGATCTGGACGCCGCGACCCAGCGCCTGCTGAACCGTGGTGCGCGTCTGACCGAGCTGATGAAGCAGCCGCAATACCGCCCGCTGACCAATGCCGAGATCGTCATTGTCATCTATGCCGGCACCAAGGGCTATATCGACAGCGTTCCGGTGCGCGAAATCGTCGCCTGGGAAGAGGGGCTGATCCAGTTCCTGCGCAACCAGAAGGGCGACCTGCTGGACGACATGACCAAGAACGACCGCAAAGTGGCGGGCGATCTGGAAGACGCGATCAAATCGGCGTTGGACGCATACAACAAGACCCGCGCCTGA
- a CDS encoding F0F1 ATP synthase subunit delta — translation MANSASMSHSIAGRYAQAVFDIVSEEGGLDDLARQIDELGTALHDSADLGSLIGSPIYTRDDQGRAIAALATRMGLSATLANTLQLMARNRRLFVLPQLVARLRELIAEARGEVTADVTSAIALTDDQQKRLTETLAAKSGKKVKLNTRVDEALIGGMIVKLGSKMIDSSVRSKLASLQNVMKEVG, via the coding sequence GTGGCCAACTCTGCTTCCATGTCCCACAGCATCGCCGGGCGCTATGCGCAGGCGGTATTCGACATCGTCAGCGAAGAGGGGGGGCTGGATGATCTGGCCCGGCAGATCGACGAGCTGGGAACCGCGCTGCACGACAGCGCCGATCTGGGGTCGCTGATCGGATCGCCCATCTATACCCGCGACGATCAGGGCCGCGCCATCGCCGCGTTGGCCACCAGGATGGGGCTGTCCGCCACGCTGGCCAATACGCTGCAACTGATGGCCCGCAACCGTCGCCTGTTCGTGCTGCCGCAGCTGGTGGCACGGCTGCGCGAATTGATCGCCGAGGCGCGCGGCGAAGTCACCGCCGATGTGACCAGCGCCATCGCCCTGACCGACGACCAGCAAAAACGCCTGACCGAGACGCTGGCCGCGAAATCAGGCAAGAAAGTCAAATTGAATACGCGCGTCGATGAGGCCCTCATCGGCGGGATGATTGTCAAGCTGGGCTCGAAGATGATCGATTCCTCGGTCCGCTCGAAGCTCGCCTCCCTCCAGAATGTCATGAAAGAGGTCGGATAA
- a CDS encoding class I SAM-dependent methyltransferase — MHHDIDDLRRFYYQRALGRVVQRILRDRLMARWEPDSCHGMNVAGYGFAAPMLRPYLRHARRVTALMPGPQGVMAWPAGLPNHSVMCDETAWPIETGSLDRLVMLHGLETSDHPAALLAEAWRTLGPGGRMMVMVPNRSGLWAASDGTPFGFGRSYTTGQIQAQTRAAGFVGEWHGSAVYIPPSDRRFWLRSAQMWERTGARISRVLIAGVVLVELSKQVRGAVGPTARVHVPSPLDILDGVARPKPGGRLAASPVKRRGVDAGS, encoded by the coding sequence ATGCACCACGACATCGACGATCTGCGGCGATTCTATTACCAACGCGCGCTTGGCCGCGTGGTTCAGCGTATTCTGCGCGACCGGCTGATGGCGCGGTGGGAACCCGACAGCTGTCACGGGATGAACGTGGCGGGCTATGGCTTTGCCGCGCCGATGCTGCGTCCCTATCTGCGTCATGCGCGGCGGGTGACGGCGCTGATGCCCGGCCCGCAGGGGGTGATGGCATGGCCTGCCGGTCTGCCCAATCACAGCGTCATGTGCGACGAGACCGCATGGCCCATCGAGACCGGCAGCCTCGACCGGCTGGTCATGCTGCATGGGCTGGAGACCAGCGACCACCCCGCCGCCCTGCTGGCCGAGGCATGGCGCACGCTGGGGCCGGGGGGGCGGATGATGGTGATGGTGCCGAACCGCTCGGGCCTGTGGGCGGCCTCGGACGGGACGCCCTTCGGCTTTGGCCGCAGCTATACCACCGGGCAGATCCAGGCCCAGACCCGCGCGGCGGGGTTTGTCGGCGAATGGCATGGCTCGGCGGTTTATATCCCGCCCTCGGACCGGCGCTTCTGGCTGCGCAGCGCGCAGATGTGGGAGCGCACGGGCGCGCGCATCAGCCGGGTGCTGATTGCCGGGGTGGTGCTGGTCGAACTGTCCAAGCAGGTGCGCGGCGCCGTGGGACCGACCGCACGGGTCCATGTACCCAGCCCGCTGGACATTCTGGACGGCGTGGCGCGGCCCAAACCCGGCGGTCGGCTGGCCGCCAGTCCGGTCAAGCGGCGGGGTGTTGATGCCGGGTCGTGA
- the gloB gene encoding hydroxyacylglutathione hydrolase, with protein MPLELVTLRCLRDNYAYLLHGDAGTVLIDAPEAGPIQTALRERGWGLDAILLTHHHADHTDAVAPLVQATGARVIGAASDAHRLPPLDTRVTPGEPVEVLGEQVSVIDVSGHTVGHIAFHFPETAAAFTADSLMALGCGRLFEGDAAMMWDSLTRLNALPKDTLICSGHDYCAANGAFALSVDPDNQALKDRLAGDLPCSPVPLTTERETNPFLRVAQLRDSLGMAGATDAQVFARLRQMKDAF; from the coding sequence ATGCCGCTGGAACTCGTCACGTTGCGCTGCCTGCGCGACAATTACGCCTATCTGTTGCATGGCGATGCCGGAACCGTGCTGATCGACGCCCCCGAAGCGGGCCCGATCCAGACGGCATTGCGGGAACGCGGCTGGGGACTGGACGCGATCCTGCTGACCCATCACCATGCCGATCACACCGATGCGGTCGCGCCTCTGGTGCAGGCGACGGGGGCCAGGGTGATCGGCGCCGCCAGCGATGCCCATCGCCTGCCGCCCCTGGATACCCGCGTCACCCCGGGCGAGCCGGTCGAGGTTCTCGGCGAACAGGTGTCGGTGATCGACGTGTCCGGCCACACCGTCGGCCATATCGCCTTTCACTTTCCCGAAACCGCCGCGGCCTTCACCGCCGACAGCCTGATGGCACTGGGCTGCGGCCGCCTGTTCGAGGGCGACGCGGCGATGATGTGGGACAGCCTGACCCGCCTGAACGCCCTGCCCAAGGACACGCTGATCTGTTCGGGCCACGATTATTGCGCCGCCAATGGCGCCTTCGCACTGTCGGTCGATCCCGACAATCAGGCGCTGAAGGACCGTCTGGCGGGGGATCTGCCCTGCTCTCCGGTGCCGCTGACGACCGAGCGCGAGACCAATCCCTTCCTTCGCGTGGCGCAACTGCGCGACAGTCTGGGCATGGCCGGGGCCACCGACGCGCAGGTCTTTGCACGGCTGCGCCAGATGAAGGATGCGTTCTGA
- the clpA gene encoding ATP-dependent Clp protease ATP-binding subunit ClpA translates to MPSFSTTLEQAIHQALALANEHRHELATLEHLLLALTEEPDAVRVMRACNVELDELRKTLIDFIDDDLSTLITDVEGSEAVPTAAFQRVIQRAAIHVQSSGRQEVTGANVLVAIFAERESNAAFFLQEMDMTRYDAVNFIAHGVAKNPSFSEARKVAGSDEPVEAAQAPQAEEAREETALSKYCVDLNAKSKKGDVDPLIGREDEVERAIQVLCRRRKNNPLLVGDPGVGKTAIAEGLALKITRGETPEVLAGATIFSLDMGALLAGTRYRGDFEERLKAVVKELENHPDAILFIDEIHTVIGAGATSGGAMDASNLLKPALAGGKLRCMGSTTYKEYRQHFEKDRALSRRFQKIDVNEPSVPDTVKILMGLKPHFEKHHDLRYTNDAIKSAVDLASRYINDRKLPDSAIDVIDEAGAAQHLVAESKRRKTISPKEIEAVVAKIARIPPKSVSKDDAHVLRDLEVTLKRVVFGQDAAISALSSAIKLARAGLREPEKPIGNYLFAGPTGVGKTEVAKQLASTLGVELLRFDMSEYMEKHAVSRLIGAPPGYVGFDQGGLLTDGVDQHPHCVLLLDEIEKAHPDVYNILLQVMDHGKLTDHNGRQVDFRNVILIMTSNAGASDMQKAAIGFGRDKREGEDTAAIERTFTPEFRNRLDAIISFAPLSREVVVHVVEKFVLQLEAQLMDRNVHIELTPEAADWLAEKGYDDKMGARPLGRVIQENIKKPLAEELLFGRLTKGGVVRVKIEDDKPVFDITGPDAPRIGKSSTPLLTAE, encoded by the coding sequence GTGCCAAGTTTCTCAACCACTCTGGAACAGGCCATCCATCAGGCGCTTGCGCTGGCCAACGAACATCGCCACGAACTGGCGACACTGGAACATCTGCTGCTGGCCCTGACCGAAGAACCCGACGCGGTCCGGGTGATGCGGGCCTGCAATGTCGAGCTGGACGAATTGCGCAAGACGCTGATCGACTTCATTGATGACGACCTCTCGACCCTGATCACCGATGTCGAAGGGTCCGAGGCGGTGCCGACCGCCGCCTTCCAGCGCGTGATCCAGCGTGCCGCGATCCATGTCCAAAGCTCGGGCCGGCAAGAGGTGACGGGTGCCAATGTGCTGGTCGCGATCTTTGCCGAACGCGAATCCAACGCCGCCTTCTTTCTGCAGGAAATGGACATGACCCGTTACGACGCGGTCAATTTCATCGCCCATGGCGTCGCCAAGAACCCTTCGTTCAGCGAGGCCCGCAAGGTCGCAGGCTCGGATGAACCGGTCGAGGCCGCGCAGGCCCCGCAGGCCGAGGAAGCACGCGAGGAAACGGCGCTGTCGAAATATTGCGTCGATCTGAACGCCAAGTCGAAAAAGGGCGATGTGGACCCGCTGATCGGCCGCGAGGACGAGGTCGAACGGGCGATCCAGGTGCTGTGCCGCCGCCGCAAGAACAACCCGCTGCTGGTCGGCGATCCCGGTGTTGGCAAGACCGCCATCGCCGAGGGGCTGGCGCTGAAGATCACCCGCGGCGAGACGCCCGAGGTGCTGGCCGGTGCGACGATCTTTTCGCTGGATATGGGCGCGCTGCTGGCGGGCACCCGCTATCGCGGCGATTTCGAGGAACGGCTGAAGGCCGTGGTCAAGGAACTGGAAAACCATCCCGACGCGATCCTGTTCATCGACGAAATCCATACCGTGATCGGCGCAGGCGCGACTTCGGGCGGGGCGATGGACGCCTCGAACCTGCTGAAACCGGCGCTGGCGGGGGGCAAGCTGCGCTGCATGGGTTCCACCACCTACAAGGAATATCGTCAGCATTTCGAAAAGGACCGCGCCCTGTCGCGCCGTTTCCAGAAGATCGACGTGAACGAGCCTTCGGTGCCCGATACGGTCAAGATCCTGATGGGGCTGAAGCCGCATTTCGAAAAGCACCACGACCTGCGCTATACCAATGACGCGATCAAATCGGCGGTCGATCTGGCCAGCCGCTATATCAACGACCGCAAACTGCCCGACAGCGCCATCGACGTGATCGACGAGGCCGGGGCGGCGCAGCATCTGGTCGCCGAAAGCAAACGCCGCAAGACGATCTCGCCCAAGGAGATCGAGGCGGTGGTGGCCAAGATCGCCCGCATTCCGCCGAAAAGCGTCAGCAAGGATGACGCTCACGTCCTGCGCGATCTGGAGGTGACGCTGAAACGCGTGGTCTTTGGTCAGGACGCGGCGATCTCGGCGCTGTCCTCGGCCATCAAGCTGGCCCGCGCCGGTCTGCGCGAACCCGAAAAGCCCATCGGCAACTATCTGTTCGCCGGGCCGACGGGTGTGGGCAAGACCGAGGTGGCCAAGCAACTGGCCTCGACCCTTGGCGTAGAACTGCTGCGTTTCGACATGTCGGAATATATGGAGAAACACGCGGTCAGCCGGTTGATCGGTGCGCCTCCGGGCTATGTCGGCTTTGATCAGGGCGGACTTCTGACCGATGGCGTCGATCAGCACCCCCATTGCGTGCTGCTGCTGGACGAGATCGAGAAGGCGCATCCGGATGTCTATAACATCCTGTTGCAGGTGATGGATCACGGCAAGCTGACCGACCATAACGGCCGTCAGGTGGATTTCCGCAACGTGATCCTGATCATGACCTCGAACGCGGGCGCCTCGGATATGCAGAAGGCTGCGATCGGCTTTGGCCGCGACAAGCGCGAAGGCGAGGATACCGCCGCGATCGAGCGGACCTTCACCCCCGAATTCCGCAACCGTCTGGACGCGATCATCAGCTTTGCGCCGCTGTCGCGCGAGGTCGTCGTGCATGTGGTCGAGAAATTCGTGCTGCAGCTGGAAGCCCAGTTGATGGACCGCAACGTCCATATCGAACTGACCCCCGAAGCCGCCGACTGGCTGGCCGAAAAGGGTTACGACGACAAGATGGGCGCGCGCCCCCTTGGCCGGGTCATTCAGGAAAACATCAAGAAGCCGCTGGCCGAGGAATTGCTGTTCGGCCGCCTGACCAAAGGCGGCGTGGTCCGCGTGAAGATCGAGGACGACAAGCCTGTCTTCGACATCACCGGCCCCGACGCCCCGCGCATCGGCAAATCATCGACGCCGCTGCTGACGGCGGAATGA
- a CDS encoding low molecular weight phosphatase family protein — protein sequence MTQSLPTSVLFCCDHNAIRSPMAEGIMKRLYGRSAYIQSAGVKNDMEVDGFAIAVCAEIGVVIANHRSRSFEEMTAWGDDLGGFDLIVALSPASQRLALELTRVFHLDVEYWPIMDPTGLAEGREAKLAAYRQSRDQIMTRMIDRFGPPLHPLDEPA from the coding sequence ATGACGCAGAGCCTTCCCACCTCGGTACTGTTCTGCTGCGATCACAATGCCATCCGTTCCCCGATGGCTGAAGGCATCATGAAGCGGCTGTATGGCCGCAGCGCCTATATCCAGTCGGCGGGCGTCAAGAACGATATGGAGGTGGACGGTTTTGCCATTGCCGTCTGCGCCGAGATCGGGGTGGTGATCGCTAATCACCGTTCCCGCTCGTTCGAGGAAATGACGGCCTGGGGCGATGATCTGGGTGGGTTCGATCTGATCGTGGCGTTGTCACCGGCCAGCCAGAGGCTGGCGCTGGAGCTGACGCGGGTGTTTCATCTGGATGTGGAATACTGGCCGATCATGGACCCGACCGGGCTGGCCGAGGGGCGCGAGGCCAAACTGGCAGCCTATCGCCAGAGCCGCGATCAGATCATGACCCGGATGATCGACCGCTTTGGTCCGCCGCTGCATCCGCTGGACGAGCCTGCCTGA
- a CDS encoding UPF0262 family protein: MSRLTRIEIDDSAIPPTTAEMEQERKVAIFDLIEDNSFVIPGRDGQPAPEGPFALDLAIREGRLVFDVTTDDATKVAEFHLSLGPFRQVVKDYFQICQSYFEAVKRLPPAQIEAIDMARRGIHNEGARTLQERLEGKVELDIDTSRRLFTLICAVIPQS; this comes from the coding sequence ATGAGCCGACTGACGCGGATCGAGATCGACGACAGCGCGATCCCCCCCACCACCGCCGAGATGGAGCAAGAGCGCAAGGTCGCCATCTTCGATCTGATCGAGGATAACAGCTTTGTCATTCCGGGTCGCGACGGGCAGCCCGCGCCTGAAGGCCCCTTTGCGCTGGACCTTGCCATTCGCGAGGGACGGCTGGTCTTTGACGTGACCACAGATGATGCGACCAAGGTGGCCGAATTCCACCTGTCATTGGGGCCGTTCCGGCAGGTGGTCAAGGATTACTTCCAGATCTGCCAAAGCTATTTCGAGGCGGTCAAGCGGCTGCCTCCGGCCCAGATCGAGGCGATCGACATGGCGCGGCGCGGGATCCATAACGAAGGGGCGCGGACCTTGCAGGAACGGCTGGAGGGCAAGGTCGAACTGGATATCGACACCTCGCGGCGGCTGTTCACGCTGATCTGCGCCGTGATTCCGCAAAGCTGA
- the hisD gene encoding histidinol dehydrogenase, whose product MPVTLNTQDADFESRFVRMLSAKREDSADVNEAVAGIIADMRAGGDEVLCRLTARFDRLELTPDGLRFSPDEIAAHVARVTDDERAALSLAAERIRAYHSRQMPEDASWTDPDGATLGWRWTPVSAAGLYVPGGQAAYPSSVLMNAIPARVAGVERLVICVPTPDGVVNPLVLLAAELAGVDEIYRIGGAQAIAALAYGTQTIAPVDKITGPGNAYVAAAKRQVFGRVGIDMIAGPSEVLIIAEGAQNPDWLALDLLAQAEHDADAQSILITTDPALAEAVAAAVERLLPGLARAEVAGASWRDYGTVIIARDLDEAAALSNRVAPEHLELCVDDPEALAAKCVHAGAIFMGAHTPEAVGDYVSGPNHVLPTARSARFSSGLSVLDFLKRTTLARLSPGALAAIGPAAVRLAQSEGLQAHGASVEARLAQLNVRRGE is encoded by the coding sequence ATGCCGGTCACGCTGAATACCCAGGATGCCGATTTCGAGAGCCGCTTTGTCCGGATGCTGTCGGCCAAGCGCGAGGATTCCGCCGATGTGAACGAGGCCGTGGCCGGGATCATCGCCGATATGCGGGCCGGGGGCGACGAGGTTCTGTGCCGCCTGACCGCGCGGTTCGACCGGCTGGAGCTGACGCCGGACGGGCTGCGGTTTTCGCCGGACGAGATTGCGGCGCATGTCGCGCGGGTGACGGATGACGAGCGCGCGGCGCTGTCTTTGGCGGCGGAACGCATCCGCGCCTATCATTCCCGGCAGATGCCCGAGGATGCCAGCTGGACCGATCCCGATGGCGCCACGCTTGGCTGGCGGTGGACGCCGGTTTCGGCGGCGGGGCTGTATGTGCCGGGGGGGCAGGCGGCCTATCCGTCATCGGTGCTGATGAATGCGATCCCGGCGCGGGTGGCGGGGGTTGAACGGCTGGTAATCTGCGTACCCACTCCGGATGGTGTGGTGAACCCGCTGGTTCTGCTGGCGGCCGAGCTGGCCGGGGTGGATGAAATCTATCGCATCGGTGGGGCGCAGGCGATCGCCGCGTTGGCCTATGGCACGCAGACCATCGCGCCGGTGGACAAGATCACCGGGCCGGGCAACGCCTATGTCGCGGCGGCCAAGCGGCAGGTGTTCGGGCGGGTGGGCATCGACATGATCGCCGGTCCGTCCGAGGTGCTGATCATCGCCGAAGGGGCGCAGAACCCCGATTGGCTGGCGCTGGACCTGCTGGCGCAGGCCGAGCATGACGCAGATGCCCAATCCATCCTGATCACCACCGATCCGGCCTTGGCCGAGGCCGTCGCAGCGGCTGTCGAGCGACTGCTGCCGGGACTGGCGCGGGCGGAAGTGGCCGGGGCGAGCTGGCGCGATTACGGCACTGTCATCATCGCCCGTGATCTGGATGAGGCCGCTGCCCTGTCTAACCGTGTCGCGCCCGAGCATCTTGAACTGTGCGTGGACGACCCCGAGGCTTTGGCCGCGAAATGCGTTCATGCCGGGGCGATCTTCATGGGCGCCCATACGCCCGAGGCCGTTGGCGATTATGTCAGCGGGCCGAATCACGTTCTGCCCACCGCGCGGTCGGCGCGGTTCTCGTCCGGGCTGTCGGTTCTGGATTTCCTGAAACGCACGACCCTGGCGCGGCTGTCGCCGGGGGCGCTGGCCGCGATCGGTCCGGCGGCGGTGCGGCTGGCGCAATCCGAGGGGTTGCAGGCACACGGCGCCTCGGTCGAGGCCCGGCTGGCGCAGTTGAATGTCAGGAGGGGGGAATGA
- a CDS encoding DUF2948 family protein, protein MAEDARFADADPRPLTLMAEDETDLRIISALVQDAVLPASEIGYDPKARRLALLLNRFRWEDVEQAGAERRPFERVRALLIVHDVLRLQSDGIDRDKDTVLELLALTWQPGDDGTGRLLLEFAGDGTLAAEVECINLELRDVTRPYVAPSGKIPRHPD, encoded by the coding sequence ATGGCCGAAGATGCCCGTTTCGCGGATGCCGACCCGCGTCCGTTGACGCTGATGGCCGAGGATGAGACCGATCTGCGCATCATCTCGGCGCTGGTGCAGGATGCGGTCCTGCCCGCCAGCGAGATCGGATATGACCCGAAGGCGCGGCGTCTGGCGCTGCTGTTGAACCGGTTCCGCTGGGAGGATGTCGAGCAGGCCGGAGCCGAGCGTCGTCCGTTCGAGCGGGTGCGCGCGTTGCTGATCGTGCATGATGTGTTGCGCCTGCAAAGCGACGGCATCGACCGCGACAAGGATACCGTGCTGGAGCTGCTGGCGCTGACATGGCAGCCGGGCGATGACGGCACCGGGCGGCTGCTGCTGGAATTCGCGGGCGACGGGACCCTGGCGGCCGAGGTCGAATGCATCAATCTGGAACTGCGCGATGTGACCCGGCCCTATGTCGCGCCGTCGGGCAAGATTCCGCGCCATCCCGACTGA
- the murA gene encoding UDP-N-acetylglucosamine 1-carboxyvinyltransferase yields the protein MDQIIVQGNGPLQGEIPIAGAKNACLTLMPATLLTDQPLTLTNAPRLSDIRTMTALLQSLGAEVAPLQDGQVLALSSHALTSHRADYDIVRKMRASILVLGPMLARDGRAEVSLPGGCAIGARPVDLHLKALEAMGAELDLRDGYVFARAPSGRLRGAVVDFPIVSVGATENALLAATLAKGTTVLKNAAREPEIVDLAQCLRRMGAQIEGEGTGTITIQGVDTLNGATHPVVTDRIELGTYMLAPAICGGEVECLGGRIDLLSAFCEKLDEAGISVEETPRGLKVSRKNGRVRAVNVTTEPFPGFPTDLQAQFMALMCVAEGTSVLEETIFENRFMHAPELTRMGARIEVHGGHATVTGVEKLRGAPVMATDLRASVSLILAGLAAEGQTTVSRVYHLDRGYEHVVRKLRGVGARIERIKEE from the coding sequence ATGGACCAGATCATTGTTCAGGGTAATGGCCCTCTGCAGGGTGAGATACCGATTGCGGGGGCCAAGAATGCCTGTCTGACGCTGATGCCGGCGACGCTGCTGACCGATCAGCCGCTGACCCTGACCAATGCGCCGCGGCTGTCGGATATCCGCACCATGACGGCCTTGCTGCAAAGTCTGGGGGCCGAGGTCGCGCCGTTGCAGGACGGGCAGGTGCTGGCGCTGTCCAGCCATGCGCTGACCAGCCATCGCGCGGATTATGACATCGTGCGCAAGATGCGGGCCTCGATTCTGGTGCTGGGGCCGATGCTGGCGCGGGATGGCCGGGCCGAGGTGTCGCTGCCCGGTGGTTGTGCCATCGGCGCGCGTCCGGTCGATCTGCATCTGAAGGCGCTGGAGGCGATGGGGGCAGAACTGGATCTGCGCGACGGCTATGTCTTTGCCCGCGCCCCATCGGGCAGGTTGCGCGGGGCAGTGGTTGATTTTCCCATCGTCTCGGTCGGGGCCACCGAGAATGCGCTGCTGGCGGCAACCTTGGCCAAGGGGACCACGGTGCTGAAGAATGCCGCGCGAGAGCCCGAGATCGTCGATCTGGCGCAATGCCTGCGCCGCATGGGCGCGCAGATCGAAGGCGAGGGCACCGGCACCATTACCATTCAGGGCGTGGATACGCTGAACGGCGCGACCCATCCGGTGGTCACCGACCGGATCGAGTTGGGGACCTATATGCTGGCGCCGGCGATCTGCGGGGGCGAGGTCGAATGTCTGGGCGGCCGGATCGATCTGCTGTCGGCCTTTTGCGAGAAACTGGACGAGGCCGGGATCAGCGTCGAGGAAACCCCGCGCGGGCTGAAGGTCAGCCGCAAGAATGGCCGCGTCCGGGCCGTCAATGTCACGACCGAGCCTTTCCCCGGTTTTCCGACCGATCTTCAGGCGCAGTTCATGGCGCTGATGTGCGTGGCCGAAGGCACCAGCGTGCTGGAAGAGACGATCTTCGAGAACCGCTTCATGCACGCCCCGGAACTGACCCGCATGGGCGCGCGGATCGAGGTTCATGGCGGCCACGCCACCGTCACCGGGGTCGAAAAGCTGCGCGGCGCGCCGGTCATGGCGACTGATCTGCGCGCCTCGGTCAGCTTGATTCTGGCCGGGCTGGCCGCCGAGGGACAGACCACCGTCAGCCGCGTCTATCACCTCGATCGCGGATACGAGCATGTCGTGCGCAAGCTGCGCGGCGTCGGAGCCAGGATCGAGCGTATCAAGGAGGAATGA